GAGGTAGGTACACTCTGTTtctctttttgattttaggttttcgaTATTAATTTCAATTTATTTGTCTACTTGTGTTAATTGTAGGGTTTTACTAATGATCATCACCATAACAGTCCACATCCACCTTCTATTCATCATACCAGTGAAGAAGAACGACCTCCGTATGTCATTGTTGTTCACGGACCCCCCAAGGTGAATTACTGGTTATTATACTGTAGCCGAAGCCAATTATGGTTAATTTAGTACTTAAtttggtttgatttgatgattgctTGCAATTCTAACTTAATTCCGTTCCTATTTCTGTTCTAGGTTGGGAAAACCCTATTAATCAAGTGTTTAGAGGATCACTTTAGCAGGAGAAATGTGGCAGGCCCCAGTAGATGTTTTTTATTAGGTGACAAGAGACGGATACAGTTTGTGGAGTGTCCCAATAATGTCAATGGCATGATTGATGCTGCAAAGTATGCCGATGCTGTGATGTTCCTCATTGATGCGGGTTATGGGTTTGAAATGGTATGTCACTAGCTTCTTCTGCAGTTGTCTTTGTTCCTTATACCCTTAACTTTTTTGATGTACAAGTGTAGGAAGCTGCTTATGAATATGTTTCTGTTGATTTCAGGAAACATTCGAGTTCCTCGAACTCTTAAAAGTTCACGGCATGCCCAAGGTTATGGGGGTGCTTACATATCTTGATAGCTTCAAGGATGAAGATGTGCTAGCAAAGACTCGGCAAAACCTCTTGGACCAGTTCCAGACTAACATACACAATGGAGCAAAAGCGTTCTGCTTATCCGGTCGTCATAATGCGATGTAAGTTTCGTCCTCCTATCTTATTAGTTTTTTTCT
This region of Papaver somniferum cultivar HN1 unplaced genomic scaffold, ASM357369v1 unplaced-scaffold_9586, whole genome shotgun sequence genomic DNA includes:
- the LOC113346160 gene encoding ribosome biogenesis protein BMS1 homolog — translated: MASSSLNQQEEDTYVKHGLSYVKIYKNKKCDEGFTNDHHHNSPHPPSIHHTSEEERPPYVIVVHGPPKVGKTLLIKCLEDHFSRRNVAGPSRCFLLGDKRRIQFVECPNNVNGMIDAAKYADAVMFLIDAGYGFEMETFEFLELLKVHGMPKVMGVLTYLDSFKDEDVLAKTRQNLLDQFQTNIHNGAKAFCLSGRHNAMYLEHEISELASFLSTMEFHPLSWRAARPYMLVDLFEDVTPLEKVQMDKECPRDIMLEGYLRGCDIENGSK